Proteins from one Kiritimatiellia bacterium genomic window:
- a CDS encoding HAMP domain-containing histidine kinase — protein MKRTAVIIYWLILLVSALAVGAGAFRLLLRERGRLESAGLAAARGRAQFLADEVALSVQELEQKLGENLAALPSANRVAALSEWERNNPLIRNAFVLDGLGALVYPPPGEPLTGEQERFLRRYEALFSGRAAWAPPAAEQPAAYTSARQEFSRLAVAQKSLSASDVAGKETGWLPWYADNQVQLLGWAIDPADGARYGVELEMAAVLSRLAPSFAGGTEPYALLDGDGRVVFQSGALATGAVPVVTVPVGAVLPHWQVGAYASGGPAGAARGTFLLLTGLQVGLFVMAIVLGGSLLLWQAHRHWRDAARKTSFVSNVSHELKTPLTSIRMYAEMLAEGRVKDEAKRGEYLKVIVDQSQRLTRLVNNVLDFSRLEQRRRAYRPEPVDLCEAVGEAVEAQRARLQEAGLRVEIAPSDAPCPALADRDAVTQAVLNILDNAAKYAAAGGELRVEFSGDEKACRARFMDRGPGIPAAHRARLFEQFYRVDDALSAKQPGCGLGLSIARRMMRDLGGDVRFEPREGGGAVFDLAVPREGAGA, from the coding sequence ATGAAGCGGACCGCGGTCATTATCTACTGGCTGATCCTGCTGGTCTCCGCGCTGGCGGTGGGGGCGGGCGCGTTCCGCCTGCTCCTCCGCGAGCGCGGCCGGCTGGAGTCCGCCGGGTTGGCCGCGGCGCGGGGCCGCGCGCAGTTCCTGGCGGACGAGGTCGCGCTGTCGGTCCAGGAACTCGAGCAGAAGCTGGGCGAGAACCTGGCCGCGCTCCCGTCCGCGAATCGCGTGGCGGCGCTCTCCGAGTGGGAGCGGAACAATCCGTTGATCCGAAACGCCTTCGTGCTGGACGGGCTCGGTGCGCTGGTCTATCCGCCGCCCGGCGAGCCGTTGACCGGCGAGCAGGAGCGCTTCCTCCGCCGGTACGAGGCCCTGTTCTCCGGCCGCGCGGCCTGGGCGCCGCCGGCGGCGGAACAGCCGGCGGCCTATACTTCCGCGCGCCAGGAATTCAGCCGCCTGGCCGTCGCCCAGAAGTCGTTGTCGGCTTCAGATGTGGCCGGGAAGGAAACCGGCTGGCTGCCCTGGTACGCCGACAACCAGGTCCAGTTGCTGGGCTGGGCGATCGATCCCGCGGACGGCGCGCGGTACGGCGTGGAACTGGAGATGGCCGCCGTGCTCTCGCGCCTCGCGCCTTCGTTCGCCGGGGGCACGGAGCCCTATGCGCTGCTCGACGGGGATGGACGCGTCGTGTTCCAGTCGGGCGCGCTCGCGACGGGCGCGGTCCCGGTCGTCACCGTGCCGGTGGGCGCGGTCCTGCCGCACTGGCAGGTTGGCGCGTACGCTTCCGGCGGGCCGGCCGGCGCGGCGCGCGGGACGTTCCTGCTGCTGACGGGCCTCCAGGTCGGACTCTTTGTCATGGCGATCGTTCTCGGAGGGTCGCTGCTGCTGTGGCAGGCGCACCGGCACTGGCGGGACGCCGCCCGGAAAACGTCGTTTGTCTCGAACGTCTCGCACGAGCTCAAGACGCCGCTGACCTCGATCCGGATGTACGCCGAGATGCTCGCCGAGGGCCGCGTGAAGGACGAGGCGAAACGGGGCGAGTACCTGAAGGTGATCGTGGACCAGAGCCAGCGGCTGACCCGGCTCGTGAACAATGTCCTCGATTTCAGCCGGCTGGAGCAGCGCCGCCGCGCGTACCGGCCGGAACCGGTCGATCTCTGCGAGGCGGTCGGCGAGGCCGTCGAAGCGCAGCGCGCCCGCCTGCAGGAGGCCGGCTTGCGGGTCGAGATCGCGCCTTCGGACGCGCCGTGTCCGGCGCTCGCCGACCGCGACGCGGTGACGCAGGCCGTGCTGAACATCCTCGACAACGCGGCCAAGTACGCGGCCGCCGGCGGCGAACTCCGGGTGGAGTTCAGCGGGGATGAAAAGGCCTGCCGCGCACGTTTCATGGATCGCGGGCCGGGAATACCGGCCGCGCACCGGGCGCGGCTCTTTGAGCAGTTCTACCGGGTGGACGACGCGCTGTCGGCGAAGCAGCCGGGCTGCGGGCTGGGCTTGAGCATCGCGCGGCGGATGATGCGGGATCTCGGGGGCGACGTGCGCTTCGAGCCGCGGGAGGGCGGCGGCGCTGTCTTCGATCTCGCGGTCCCGCGGGAAGGGGCGGGGGCATGA
- a CDS encoding VWA domain-containing protein: MKSKIILWAAGLALAAASVAGAARTEPRDVLCRIELDRGVLPADAPQRAIVKVTLDAPPLERAGDRPPVNLAIVLDRSGSMSGEKIEKAKEAAIEALRRLGPRDVFSLVIYDDRVETVIPAQEARNAEWMESRIREIQPGGNTALFAGVSQGAAEVRRNLEGRYVHRIILLSDGLANVGPSSPDDLGRLGASLLKENISVTTVGVGTDYNEDLMTRLSQNSDGNTYFVENSRDLPRIFAAELGDVLSVVARSVVLKIRCLNGARPVRIIGRDGRVTRDGVEIQLNQLYGGQQKYALVEVEVPAGAEDQVLEIASADCRYRSALTDRDRSSSSRVEARFSRREDDVRRSANIAVQEEYIRNEIAVAKDRAVEQWDAGERQQAVDDLRKKSEELKERGAAYDVSVEVLSETEALSGEASKLDAVGMDKSDRKRYRTDSYQQRNQQMQQ, encoded by the coding sequence ATGAAGTCGAAGATCATACTGTGGGCCGCCGGCCTGGCGCTGGCGGCGGCGTCGGTCGCGGGGGCCGCCCGGACGGAACCGCGCGACGTGCTGTGCCGGATCGAACTGGACCGCGGGGTTCTGCCCGCCGACGCGCCCCAGCGGGCAATCGTAAAAGTGACCCTGGACGCTCCGCCGCTGGAACGCGCCGGCGATCGCCCGCCCGTGAACCTGGCCATCGTGCTGGACCGGTCGGGCTCCATGTCCGGCGAGAAGATCGAGAAGGCCAAGGAGGCCGCCATCGAGGCCTTGCGCCGGCTCGGGCCGCGGGACGTCTTTTCGCTGGTCATCTACGACGACCGCGTGGAAACCGTCATCCCGGCCCAGGAGGCCCGGAACGCGGAGTGGATGGAATCGCGCATCCGCGAGATCCAGCCGGGCGGAAACACCGCCTTGTTCGCCGGCGTCAGCCAGGGCGCGGCGGAGGTCCGGCGGAACCTCGAGGGGCGTTACGTCCACCGGATCATCCTGCTGTCCGACGGGCTCGCGAACGTCGGGCCCAGCTCGCCGGACGACCTGGGCCGGCTCGGGGCGTCGCTGCTCAAGGAGAATATCTCCGTGACGACCGTGGGCGTCGGGACCGACTACAACGAGGACCTGATGACCCGCCTCTCGCAGAACAGCGACGGCAACACGTACTTCGTCGAGAACTCCCGCGACCTGCCCCGCATCTTCGCGGCGGAATTGGGCGACGTCTTGAGCGTGGTCGCGCGCAGCGTGGTGCTGAAGATCCGCTGCCTCAACGGCGCGCGGCCCGTCCGCATCATCGGCCGCGACGGCCGCGTGACCCGCGACGGCGTGGAGATCCAGCTCAACCAGCTCTACGGCGGCCAGCAGAAGTACGCCCTCGTCGAGGTCGAGGTGCCCGCCGGCGCCGAGGATCAGGTCCTCGAGATCGCCTCCGCGGACTGCCGCTACCGCAGCGCGCTGACCGACCGGGACCGCTCCTCCAGTTCGCGTGTCGAGGCCCGGTTCAGCCGCCGGGAGGACGACGTGCGGCGCTCGGCCAACATCGCCGTGCAGGAGGAGTACATCCGCAACGAGATCGCCGTGGCCAAGGACAGGGCCGTCGAGCAGTGGGACGCCGGCGAGCGGCAGCAGGCCGTCGATGACCTGCGCAAGAAGAGCGAAGAGCTCAAGGAAAGGGGCGCCGCGTACGACGTCAGCGTCGAGGTGCTGTCGGAAACCGAGGCCCTGTCCGGCGAGGCGAGCAAGCTGGACGCGGTAGGCATGGACAAGAGCGACCGGAAGCGCTATCGGACCGATAGCTACCAGCAGCGCAACCAGCAGATGCAGCAATAA
- a CDS encoding phenylacetate--CoA ligase family protein → MAWSGAHVQLLLAGLTTWSRFPASPGALTRLQSRRLRALLDYAFRHSAYYRDVMTSRQLRPGDFRAAGDLERLPLLEKSAARDRAAELFSDAFSFRDCPRRNTHGTTGEPLDIPTLPQERWLDAVLWARAYLDAGFRPWQRQAKVALPSRIPSRRYLAQRLGLFRRVHVAVTQPVSEKIRVLRAARPRALVCWASTLDEITAELERADSFLDVPRVFSTSSMLWPSVRARAERRLKARVTDMYGAIETGPIAWECEHQCGFHVHSDRVIVELLDEAGRPARAGRVVCTVLWRRAFPLIRYALGDTAEWADGPCPCGRPQPLLRSLTGRVTELVELPGGRHLSSVVLRAAVYGKPGIEQYQLAQETPTRFRLRVVAGAAFTAEVERALLDEFHRQFSGAFELRVEKVPDLRGPPGEKFKPMVLLKPAGTRLERQGDGP, encoded by the coding sequence ATGGCCTGGTCCGGCGCACACGTTCAACTGCTTCTGGCCGGCTTGACGACCTGGTCGCGCTTCCCGGCCTCGCCGGGGGCGCTGACCCGGCTCCAGTCGCGCCGCCTTCGCGCACTGCTGGACTACGCCTTCCGGCATTCGGCCTATTACCGCGATGTCATGACCAGCCGGCAGCTCCGGCCGGGCGATTTCCGGGCGGCCGGGGACCTGGAACGGCTCCCCTTGCTGGAGAAATCCGCGGCGCGCGACCGGGCCGCCGAGCTGTTCAGCGATGCATTCTCCTTCCGGGACTGCCCCCGGCGAAATACCCACGGCACCACGGGCGAACCCCTGGACATTCCGACGCTGCCGCAGGAGCGCTGGCTCGACGCCGTCCTCTGGGCCCGGGCCTACCTGGACGCCGGGTTCCGCCCCTGGCAACGGCAGGCGAAAGTCGCGCTGCCGTCGCGCATCCCGTCCCGCCGCTACCTGGCCCAGCGTCTTGGGTTGTTCCGGCGGGTCCACGTGGCGGTCACGCAGCCGGTCAGCGAGAAGATCCGGGTGCTGCGCGCCGCCCGGCCGCGGGCCCTGGTTTGCTGGGCCAGCACGCTGGACGAAATCACGGCCGAGTTGGAGCGCGCGGATTCCTTTCTCGACGTTCCCCGCGTGTTCAGCACGTCGAGCATGCTGTGGCCCTCCGTCCGCGCGCGCGCCGAGCGCCGGCTGAAGGCGCGCGTCACCGACATGTACGGCGCGATCGAAACGGGCCCGATCGCCTGGGAATGCGAGCACCAATGCGGTTTTCACGTCCATAGCGACCGGGTCATCGTGGAACTGCTCGACGAGGCCGGCCGCCCCGCCCGCGCGGGGCGTGTGGTCTGCACCGTGCTGTGGCGGAGGGCGTTCCCGCTCATCCGATACGCGCTCGGCGACACGGCCGAGTGGGCCGACGGCCCGTGCCCCTGCGGGAGGCCCCAGCCGCTGCTGCGGAGCCTGACGGGCCGCGTGACCGAACTCGTCGAACTGCCCGGCGGCCGGCATTTGAGCAGCGTGGTCTTGCGGGCGGCGGTGTACGGGAAGCCCGGCATCGAGCAGTACCAGTTGGCGCAGGAGACCCCGACGCGCTTCCGCCTGCGGGTGGTGGCGGGAGCGGCCTTTACGGCGGAGGTTGAGCGCGCGCTCCTGGACGAATTTCACCGCCAGTTTTCCGGCGCGTTCGAACTGCGCGTCGAAAAAGTTCCGGACCTGCGGGGCCCGCCCGGCGAGAAATTCAAACCCATGGTCCTGTTGAAGCCGGCCGGCACCCGGTTAGAGCGCCAGGGCGATGGCCCGTAG